Below is a window of Longimicrobium sp. DNA.
TGCCTTTGCAGACTGGCTTGCTCAGGTGTGAGTTGGAGTCTGTGGCGCGCCCGGAACTCGGTGCAGTTCTCCCCCTCTCCCGCTTGCGGGAGAGGGGGCCGGGGGGAGAGGGCAGCCGGGGACTGCCCCGGAGCCCTCGAAACGCCCCACAGCCCGCCATCACCCTCCGCCCGCGCACCGACAGCCATCGAAGCACACGGCACCGGCACCCTGCCCCCGCGCTGTTTGCGGGGGAAGGGCTGGGGATGGGGGGCGCCGGTCGCCCACGCCGAGCCCAGAAGGATCGGGCGCGAAGTTCTCCCCCTCCCCTGCGAAGCGGGGGACGGGGGCCGGGGGGAGGGGGCTCCTTGGGAATGCACCGAGCCCAGCCGACGCGCCCCCGAAGTTCCCCCCTCTCCCGCGCAGTTTGCGGGGGAGGGGCCGGGGGAGGGGGAACCCATCACAACCCGCTCCGCGGCGGCGCCACGCTTTCGATCAGCTTGGCAATCACCGTGTCCGACGAAACGCCCTCGGCCTCGGCGTGGAAGTTCACCAGGACGCGGTGGCGCAGCACCGGAGCCGCCACCCGCCGAACGTCCTCGGGCGTCACGTGGAAGCGGCCGGCGAGCAGCGCGTTGGCCTTGGCGCCCAGGATCAGCGCCTGTCCGGCGCGCGGGCCGGCGCCCCAGCGGATCCAGCGCTTCACGTCGTCCGGCGCGCTGGCGTCGCCCGGCCGCGTGGCGCGCACGAGCGAGGCGGCGTAGTGGAAGACGTTGTCGGCCACGGGCACCTCGCGCGTCCACCGCTGCAGCGTCAGCACCCGCTCCGCGTCCAGCACCCTCTCCACCGGCGCGTCCTGCACGCCGGTGGTGGAGCGGAGGATCTGCACCTCTTCCTCGGCCGAGGGATAGTCCAGCCGGATGTCGAACATGAACCGGTCCAGCTGCGCCTCGGGAAGCGGATAGGTGCCTTCCTGCTCCACCGGGTTCTGCGTGGCCAGCACGAAGAAGGGGCGCGGCAGCTCCATGTCTTCGCCGCCCGCCGTCACCCGGCCCTCCTGCATGGCCTCCAGCAGCGCCGCCTGCGTCTTGGGCGGCGTGCGGTTGATCTCGTCAGCCAGCAGCACCTGCGTGAAGACCGGACCGCGGATGAAGCGCGCCGCCCGCCGCCCGGTCGCGCGGTCTTCCTCGATCACCTCGGTGCCGGTGATGTCGCCGGGCATCAGGTCGGGGGTGAACTGCACGCGCCGGAACTCCAGCTCCATCGCCTCCGACAGGGTGCGCACCAGCAGCGTCTTTGCCAATCCCGGCACACCCACCAGCAGCGCGTGCCCGCCGGCAAGCAGGCACATCAGCACCTCGTCCAGCACCGCCTCCTGGCCAACGATGCGGCGGCGCACCTGCGCCCGCAGGCGGCCGGCGTCGGCCAGGAGCGATTCGACTTCGTTTTCGGCGGTCAGCAAGCAGGGCCTCGGCGAGCGCGAAAGTGTGGGCGGACCCGACGGATACCAGGACGGGGCGTGCTAAGATCCTAGCAGCCAAGCTAGCGGGAACGCGCCGGGGCGCGAAAGTGCATGCCCGTCCCCGCGGCCCGCAGGTAGGATGCGCGAAGAACGCGTTTCGTTGGCGCGCCGCGGGATCATTGACGGAAGCCGCCGCCGTCCGCACTTTACCCCGCCGCGCGCGCCGCCCGGCTGCTGGCGTGGCGCGCTCCGATCCGCCGTTTCAGGCCGGGGCGCCCCCGGGGGCGCCGGCCGCCGCGGCCTCGACACCCATCCGCTCCTGCACATGTCACAGCTCTTCCGCCGAAAGCCGATCAGCGAACTGCTGTCCGAAGAAGGCAACCCGAACGCGCTCAAGCGCGAATTGGGGGCAGGCGACCTGATCATGCTCGCCATCGGGGCGGTGATCGGCGCGGGGATCTTCTCGTCCATCGGCACGGCGGCCGCGGGCGAGATCCTGCCCGACGGCACCGTGGTGCGCCTGGGCGCCGGGCCCGCGCTGGTGTTCTCGTTCCTGCTGCTGGGCGGCGTCTGCGGCCTTGCCGCGCTGTGCTACGCCGAGCTGGCCTCCATGATTCCGCAGGCCGGCAGCGCGTACGCCTACTCGTACGCCACGCTGGGCGAACTGGTGGCGTGGATCATCGGGTGGGACCTGATCCTGGAATACGCCGTCGGCAACATCGCGGTGGCGATCGCGTGGAGCGGGTACTTCAATTCGCTGCTCAGCGGGTTCGGCATCGAGCTTCCCGGGTACCTGACGCACGGCTACCGCACCGTGCTCAAGAGCAGCGACCCCCAGGTGCAGGCGCTGATGCAGAGCGCGCCCCGGGTGCTCGGCGTGCCGTTCCTGGTGAACATCCCCGCCTTTCTGATCGTG
It encodes the following:
- a CDS encoding MoxR family ATPase, with translation MLTAENEVESLLADAGRLRAQVRRRIVGQEAVLDEVLMCLLAGGHALLVGVPGLAKTLLVRTLSEAMELEFRRVQFTPDLMPGDITGTEVIEEDRATGRRAARFIRGPVFTQVLLADEINRTPPKTQAALLEAMQEGRVTAGGEDMELPRPFFVLATQNPVEQEGTYPLPEAQLDRFMFDIRLDYPSAEEEVQILRSTTGVQDAPVERVLDAERVLTLQRWTREVPVADNVFHYAASLVRATRPGDASAPDDVKRWIRWGAGPRAGQALILGAKANALLAGRFHVTPEDVRRVAAPVLRHRVLVNFHAEAEGVSSDTVIAKLIESVAPPRSGL